The following coding sequences are from one Musa acuminata AAA Group cultivar baxijiao chromosome BXJ1-6, Cavendish_Baxijiao_AAA, whole genome shotgun sequence window:
- the LOC103988111 gene encoding protein MKS1 — protein MDPSEPRPSPRRELQGPRPTPLKVSKESYKIKKPPAPSHPVAPPPQPPQPTQALRPPVVIYAISPKIIHVEPGEFMTLVQRLTGPDSSAADLSLPSPTGALSPAARIATFESSAPPRAGDRARGYDTDPAEMEGWPTLDRTASFPGILSPVPWALPPISPKLFSPSFDPSVFSILQELSPVFGGRGGTFLGSPSNSFLSTPLVPSPGACWDLLSQLPDF, from the coding sequence ATGGATCCCTCGGAGCCCCGGCCGTCGCCGCGACGGGAGCTGCAAGGCCCCAGGCCCACGCCACTCAAGGTCTCCAAGGAATCCTACAAGATCAAGAAGCCTCCGGCGCCCTCCCACCCGGTGGCGCCACCACCCCAGCCGCCGCAGCCGACGCAAGCCCTCCGCCCCCCGGTCGTCATCTACGCGATCTCTCCCAAGATCATCCACGTGGAGCCCGGCGAGTTCATGACTCTCGTCCAGCGGCTCACGGGCCCGGATTCCTCCGCTGCCGACTTGTCCCTCCCTTCGCCCACCGGCGCACTCTCGCCCGCCGCCCGCATCGCCACGTTCGAGAGTTCCGCGCCGCCGCGTGCGGGCGACCGAGCGCGAGGGTACGACACGGATCCGGCGGAGATGGAGGGATGGCCGACGCTGGACCGGACCGCTTCGTTCCCGGGGATCTTGTCGCCCGTGCCGTGGGCGCTGCCCCCCATATCGCCGAAGCTCTTCTCGCCGTCGTTCGACCCAAGCGTGTTCAGCATCCTGCAGGAACTGAGTCCAGTTTTCGGCGGCCGAGGGGGCACCTTCTTAGGAAGTCCCAGTAACAGTTTCCTGTCGACTCCGCTTGTTCCTTccccgggagcttgctgggatctCCTAAGCCAACTCCCAGATTTCTAG
- the LOC135676462 gene encoding BEL1-like homeodomain protein 1 produces MATYFHGAPEIQPDGLQTLYLMNPSYVGYSDAAAPANMVLLNSTLNSMNPINLAQASQPNHQQQQQFVGIPLQTAAQPHESYRPPPIHAPHDLSAAVQGLIPRLHYNLWTPATSSNPVDMASQFGPRRPSAVPSAQQGLSLSLSPHDMVAPAPEITPASANGATTVASASMVPGAANGASGSQSFLMGSKYLKAAQQLLDEVVNVEKGIKSEPAKGATSKDPADSSNAELKCSGAGATDDNSKEKQVADLTTAERQELQMKKAKLINMLDEVEQRYRQYHHQMQIVISSFEAVAGYGSARTYTALALRTISKQFRCLRDAITGQIQATSKSLGEEESKSGGSRLRFIDHHLRQQRALQQLGMIQPNAWRPQRGLPERSVSVLRAWLFEHFLHPYPKDSDKMMLAKQTGLTRSQVSNWFINARVRLWKPMVEEMYLEEIKDQEQNNSDENASKSDAHGSSTSKSNAPQEGSPTATPPSDSLKNDLKQTLASVQPSSFVHGQNQAYYDRDAIAQPRVKRARSNDSPHVNPMANPLTVGSKPDETSNHEILMQLMDGRQGVGEQGYPLLAGTTSHGGNYGAYPMGELRTFDAEHFSRRFSSNGVSLTLGLQHSGNLPLSGAQASLLSSDSMRLGRRLETSSEGSDYCSLNHNTAAAHSSNAAFRADRGLLLNYYQAS; encoded by the exons ATGGCGACGTACTTCCATGGAGCCCCGGAGATCCAGCCGGATGGCCTGCAGACCCTCTACCTCATGAACCCCAGCTACGTTGGCTACTCCGACGCAGCAGCTCCCGCCAACATGGTCCTCCTGAACTCCACGCTGAATTCCATGAATCCGATCAACCTCGCACAAGCTAGCCAGCCGaatcatcagcagcagcagcagttcgTCGGGATCCCGCTTCAAACAGCAGCTCAACCCCATGAATCCTACCGCCCACCACCGATCCATGCACCCCATGATCTGTCGGCCGCCGTCCAAGGCCTGATCCCCCGCCTTCATTACAACCTCTGGACACCGGCCACATCGAGCAACCCCGTCGACATGGCGTCGCAATTCGGTCCCCGGCGCCCCTCCGCCGTGCCATCCGCACAGCAAGGGCTCTCTCTCAGCCTCTCACCGCATGATATGGTGGCGCCAGCGCCGGAGATAACTCCGGCCAGCGCCAACGGTGCGACGACCGTTGCATCCGCGTCCATGGTGCCGGGTGCTGCCAATGGTGCCTCAGGCTCGCAGAGCTTTCTGATGGGATCCAAGTACTTGAAGGCAGCGCAACAACTGCTCGATGAGGTCGTTAACGTCGAGAAGGGGATCAAAAGCGAGCCAGCGAAAGGGGCGACTTCCAAGGATCCTGCCGACAGCAGCAACGCGGAGCTAAAGTGTTCAGGTGCGGGAGCTACCGACGACAACTCCAAGGAAAAGCAAGTCGCAGATCTAACGACGGCAGAACGGCAGGAGCTTCAGATGAAGAAGGCCAAACTCATCAACATGCTCGACGAG GTGGAACAGAGGTACAGGCAGTATCACCATCAAATGCAAATTGTGATCTCTTCATTCGAAGCTGTTGCCGGCTATGGATCCGCGAGAACCTACACCGCCCTCGCCCTTCGGACAATATCGAAGCAGTTCCGGTGCCTCCGAGACGCCATCACTGGCCAAATCCAAGCAACCAGTAAGAGCCTGGGAGAGGAAGAAAGTAAGTCGGGAGGGTCACGGCTTCGGTTCATCGATCATCATCTGAGACAGCAACGGGCACTTCAGCAGCTGGGGATGATCCAGCCGAACGCTTGGAGACCTCAGAGAGGACTGCCGGAACGCTCTGTTTCCGTGCTCCGAGCTTGGCTCTTCGAACACTTTCTCCACCC ATATCCAAAGGATTCGGACAAGATGATGCTGGCTAAACAAACAGGACTCACGAGGAGCCAG GTCTCCAATTGGTTCATAAACGCGAGAGTGAGGCTCTGGAAGCCGATGGTGGAGGAGATGTACTTGGAAGAGATCAAAGATCAAGAGCAGAACAACTCCGATGAGAACGCAAGCAAGAGCGACGCTCATGGAAGCTCTACATCCAAGTCCAACGCTCCACAAGAAGGAAGCCCGACAGCAACACCGCCGTCCGACAGCCTAAAAAATGACCTGAAGCAAACTCTGGCATCAGTGCAGCCATCATCCTTCGTTCACGGCCAAAACCAGGCTTACTACGACAGGGACGCGATCGCACAACCCAGGGTCAAGAGGGCCAGAAGCAACGACTCGCCGCACGTAAATCCCATGGCAAATCCTCTCACTGTTGGATCGAAACCGGACGAGACGAGCAACCATGAGATCCTAATGCAGTTGATGGATGGGAGACAGGGGGTCGGGGAGCAAGGCTACCCATTGTTAGCAGGCACCACAAGCCATGGCGGCAACTACGGAGCTTATCCCATGGGAGAGCTCAGAACATTTGATGCGGAGCACTTCTCTCGGAGGTTCTCGAGCAATGGTGTGTCCCTCACTCTTGGCCTTCAACACAGTGGGAACCTTCCCCTGTCGGGAGCGCAAGCATCCCTTCTATCCAGCGACAGCATGCGACTGGGAAGGAGGCTGGAGACGAGCAGTGAGGGCAGTGACTACTGCAGTCTCAACCACAACACAGCAGCTGCACATTCTTCCAATGCTGCATTCAGGGCAGACCGAGGTTTGCTGCTGAACTACTACCAGGCATCATAG